The Granulicella sp. 5B5 nucleotide sequence CAAAGCTGATCTCTCGAACGAATGACCCCACTGCGCCCGTTACAATAGAACTAGAGAATCAAGATTGAACATTTGAACCCGGCCTGCCTGGCTGAATGGATTTGTTCTCAACCACCGCCCATCTTCGATCAGACCTTCACAAGTCCCCGCTCAACCCATTTCTTTCAAAACTTTAGATCAAAAAGTATGGGAGGGGAGGTCCCCACCCCAAAGCCAATGAACCAGTCAAAACCCCAAAACCGTCTCCTCGGCTTCGCCGCCGCCGCCCTCGCCTCCAGCTTCTGGGGCTGCGGCTTCTTCTTCGGCAAGATCGCCCTCGCCGAGATGAGCGTCGGCTCCATGGTCTTCTACCGGTTCGTCTTCGCCACGCTCGCCCTGCTCCCGCTGCTCATCACGCACCGCCCCAACCTCAAGCTATCCGAGTGGCGCACCCTCGCCCTCGCCTCGCTGCTTGGCGTACCTCTACAGTTCCTGCTCCAGTTCCGAGGCCTCTCGCTCACCACCGTCTCCCACGCCGCGCTCATGGTCGGCACCATGCCCGTCATCCTGGCCCTCGGCGCCGTCATCCTCATGCACGAGCGCCTCGACGCCATCGGCTGGGTCGCTCTCGCCGCCTCCACCACCGGCGCTGCCCTCATCGCCCTGGGCGCACACCACAAGCCTGGCACCAACGGCCCAACACTGCAGGGAGACCTCCTCGTCGTGGCCTCCCTCTCCATCGCCCTCTTCTGGATACTCCTCAACAAGCGCCTCATGGAGACCCACAACCACGTCGTCATCACCGCCTACGGAATCCTACTCGGCACCCTCATGCTAGGCATCTGGGTCCCACTCACC carries:
- a CDS encoding EamA family transporter yields the protein MNQSKPQNRLLGFAAAALASSFWGCGFFFGKIALAEMSVGSMVFYRFVFATLALLPLLITHRPNLKLSEWRTLALASLLGVPLQFLLQFRGLSLTTVSHAALMVGTMPVILALGAVILMHERLDAIGWVALAASTTGAALIALGAHHKPGTNGPTLQGDLLVVASLSIALFWILLNKRLMETHNHVVITAYGILLGTLMLGIWVPLTWGPPAFHGISLKAWLALIGSGVLCTATTTLLWNWGMTQVPASQAGILLNMEPLIGSLLGVFVLHEHLGGLAWLGGALILTAAVVLTTRPTRTELAETILAET